A single Fusobacterium sp. JB019 DNA region contains:
- a CDS encoding transporter substrate-binding domain-containing protein, producing the protein MKKIVKIVFFFITYSLSILANNIGKEYKVAIDPKMPPFQFIENGEYKGLNIDLLNIIGKRNNVSFKYIPMGKERSINELDKGNVDLILGIRFKDDLVNKVKFSDNILQSSTCIVTSKKNSSKVKNNFGEEAFVVAVEKDSSEYEYLKNLKKVHFNVTLDQESLFELLKMDRADFSIGVKEVAEYLLVSDDVEEKYELINSYTAPISYYIGVSLLDEDLLDSINTELKNIKINGEYEKLYNKWTKNFEKEKLKKITNMMTRISLLAGFLIIIFLISFFWNFQLKKKVKGKTSELLESNKQLEDKIIEIRNTTELNSIICESSPRGIVILNRNGEVNFLNNNTLEMFNLSSKYIGENIKNIPIINEMLTQEKLKAIINNEKISFTNDLLKIVNEEEHYFRYMIYQLLDYKKNVIGVFLTIEDATREKLLKERAAEKEKEAAISSMISGIAHEIRNPLTSIRTYVEILPYKQDNETFKKELVEIVPKEVDRVSKLIENLIDYSKPRSVNIEKINIFNLVESCVLLVKPTVSKSKIKLKTTINDNLIIKADKNQLKQVIINILLNSIDAINDKKEKFDVKEKYNITIDGYREKNKVCMSFFDNGIGLKKKELENIFKIFYTTKANGTGIGLAVSKQLIEKNNGEIFVESKENEYTKFIIKFEEA; encoded by the coding sequence ATGAAGAAAATTGTAAAGATAGTCTTTTTTTTCATAACTTATTCTTTAAGTATACTAGCTAATAATATAGGGAAAGAATATAAAGTTGCAATAGATCCTAAAATGCCTCCTTTTCAATTTATTGAAAATGGAGAATATAAAGGGTTGAATATAGATTTGTTAAATATTATAGGAAAAAGAAATAATGTAAGTTTTAAATATATTCCTATGGGAAAAGAACGTTCTATAAATGAATTGGATAAAGGGAATGTGGATTTAATACTAGGTATTAGATTTAAAGATGATTTAGTAAATAAAGTTAAGTTTTCAGATAATATTCTTCAATCTAGTACTTGTATAGTAACTTCTAAAAAGAATAGTTCTAAAGTGAAAAATAATTTTGGGGAAGAAGCTTTTGTAGTTGCTGTGGAAAAAGATTCGTCAGAATATGAATATTTAAAAAATTTAAAGAAAGTTCATTTTAATGTGACTTTAGATCAGGAATCTTTATTTGAATTATTAAAAATGGATAGAGCAGATTTTAGTATTGGGGTAAAAGAAGTTGCAGAATATTTGCTAGTTTCAGATGATGTGGAAGAAAAATATGAACTTATAAATAGCTATACAGCTCCTATAAGTTATTATATAGGAGTTTCTTTATTAGATGAAGATTTACTTGATTCTATAAATACGGAATTAAAGAATATAAAAATAAATGGAGAATATGAAAAGCTTTATAATAAATGGACTAAAAATTTTGAAAAAGAAAAATTAAAAAAGATTACGAATATGATGACTAGAATTTCATTGTTAGCTGGTTTTTTAATTATAATATTTTTAATTTCTTTCTTTTGGAATTTTCAGTTAAAAAAGAAAGTTAAAGGGAAAACATCAGAATTATTAGAATCTAATAAACAGTTAGAAGATAAAATTATCGAAATTAGAAATACTACAGAGTTAAATAGTATTATTTGTGAAAGTAGTCCAAGAGGTATAGTTATATTGAATAGAAACGGTGAAGTTAATTTTTTAAATAATAATACTTTGGAAATGTTTAATTTATCTTCTAAATATATAGGTGAAAATATAAAGAATATACCTATTATAAATGAAATGCTTACTCAAGAAAAATTAAAAGCTATTATAAATAATGAAAAAATTAGTTTTACCAATGATTTATTAAAAATAGTAAATGAGGAAGAACATTATTTCAGATATATGATTTATCAGTTGCTAGATTATAAAAAAAATGTTATTGGGGTATTTTTAACTATTGAAGATGCTACTAGAGAAAAATTACTGAAAGAAAGAGCGGCTGAAAAAGAGAAAGAAGCAGCAATTTCAAGTATGATATCAGGAATTGCTCATGAAATAAGAAATCCTTTAACCTCTATAAGGACTTATGTGGAGATATTGCCTTATAAGCAAGATAATGAAACTTTTAAAAAAGAACTTGTAGAAATAGTGCCTAAGGAAGTTGATAGGGTGAGCAAACTAATTGAAAATTTAATTGATTATTCTAAACCAAGATCAGTGAACATAGAAAAAATAAATATTTTTAATTTAGTAGAGTCTTGTGTTCTTTTGGTAAAACCAACAGTTTCAAAATCTAAAATTAAATTAAAAACTACTATAAATGATAATTTAATTATAAAAGCTGATAAAAATCAATTAAAGCAAGTTATTATAAATATACTTTTAAATTCAATAGATGCTATAAATGATAAAAAGGAAAAGTTTGATGTTAAAGAAAAATATAATATAACAATAGATGGATATAGAGAAAAGAATAAAGTATGCATGAGTTTTTTTGATAATGGAATAGGTTTGAAAAAGAAAGAATTGGAAAATATTTTTAAAATATTTTATACAACAAAAGCTAATGGAACAGGTATAGGGTTAGCAGTATCAAAACAATTGATAGAAAAAAATAATGGAGAAATATTTGTAGAAAGTAAAGAAAATGAATATACAAAATTTATAATAAAATTTGAGGAGGCTTAA
- a CDS encoding sodium/glutamate symporter, which yields MLNVKIDMFQTLGVTVLLIWIGNYLRSKFGVLKKYCIPASVVGGLLFALVALGLHNFEIVQFTFDKGVINKFFYCVFFAAAGAAVGLKLLKKGGKLIIIFTILVAILETLQNFLAIGVGKIFNINPLIALMTGSTPMTGGHGNAAAFAPVAEAMGATGAMEVALAAATFGLVAGCIVGGPLGKRLVEKHNLKGKFSSEEIEEMEKESQLKNFVDPKKSMLAVCLMFIAIGIGSVFFNLFKTLVPGVKLPIHVMCMVGGLLVRNFYEKIHGESPDIFQSVDIIGEISLAMFITMSIMTMKLWQLAGLAIPMVVMLACQVLLAYLFVTQLTFRFLGKNYDAAIMAVGHNGFGLGATPVAMATMKTVCDEFGYSKLAFFVVPLLGGLICNLTNAVIITSFLNFFK from the coding sequence ATGTTGAATGTTAAAATTGATATGTTTCAAACGTTAGGGGTTACAGTATTATTAATATGGATAGGAAATTATTTGAGAAGTAAATTTGGAGTTTTAAAGAAATATTGTATTCCTGCTTCAGTTGTAGGTGGACTATTATTTGCGTTAGTTGCTTTAGGGTTACATAATTTTGAAATAGTTCAATTTACATTTGATAAAGGTGTTATTAATAAGTTTTTCTATTGTGTTTTCTTTGCAGCAGCAGGAGCAGCAGTAGGATTAAAATTATTAAAAAAAGGTGGAAAATTAATAATAATTTTTACAATATTAGTAGCAATATTAGAAACATTACAAAATTTCTTGGCTATAGGAGTTGGGAAAATATTTAATATTAATCCATTAATAGCTTTAATGACAGGATCTACACCAATGACAGGTGGGCATGGAAATGCAGCAGCTTTTGCACCAGTTGCAGAAGCGATGGGAGCTACAGGAGCTATGGAGGTTGCTTTAGCAGCAGCAACATTTGGACTTGTTGCAGGATGTATAGTAGGAGGACCATTAGGAAAAAGATTAGTAGAAAAACATAATCTTAAAGGGAAATTTTCTTCTGAAGAAATTGAAGAAATGGAAAAAGAGAGTCAACTTAAAAACTTTGTGGATCCTAAAAAATCAATGCTTGCAGTATGCTTAATGTTTATAGCAATAGGAATTGGATCAGTTTTCTTTAACTTATTTAAAACACTTGTTCCAGGAGTTAAATTACCAATTCATGTAATGTGTATGGTTGGTGGTTTATTAGTAAGAAACTTCTATGAAAAAATACATGGAGAAAGCCCAGATATATTTCAATCTGTTGATATAATTGGAGAAATATCTTTAGCAATGTTTATCACAATGTCAATTATGACAATGAAATTATGGCAATTAGCAGGATTAGCTATTCCTATGGTTGTTATGTTAGCTTGTCAAGTGTTGCTTGCTTACTTATTTGTAACACAATTAACATTCAGATTCTTAGGTAAAAATTACGATGCAGCAATAATGGCTGTTGGTCATAATGGATTTGGACTTGGAGCAACACCAGTTGCAATGGCTACAATGAAAACAGTTTGTGATGAGTTTGGTTATTCTAAACTAGCATTCTTTGTTGTTCCTTTACTAGGAGGATTAATATGTAACTTAACAAATGCGGTTATAATAACATCTTTCCTAAATTTCTTTAAGTAA
- a CDS encoding TAXI family TRAP transporter solute-binding subunit, with the protein MKLKKSNLLLILLLIIFNLRILGMETRESDRSNKEFITIGTAPISGLFYPIGLSFSRFIKEAGYNCSVRSTGGSGDNIDLILSDKVEIAIAMSDSVVQAYNGVGAYENKGPAKNLRCIMGLHYNYVQIITRGNSNINKFEDLKGKKVGLGVYNSGVELNARLIYGVHKMEYSDTKVVYASPGELVEQLKKGVLDAIFLTNGVPNPVITNLQKNINISFVSIEESKIKKLVAKYPFFHKEIIDKDIYNLHKDVYTVGVKDIVICDEKLSDKVVYDITKSILENLEDLKAENEVIRRNVFLESSLENIKIPFHNGAIKYYKEKGILKRKIE; encoded by the coding sequence ATGAAACTAAAAAAAAGTAATTTGTTATTAATTCTGTTGTTAATAATTTTTAATTTAAGAATTTTAGGGATGGAAACTAGGGAGAGTGATAGGAGTAATAAGGAATTTATAACTATAGGGACAGCTCCCATTAGTGGACTTTTTTATCCAATAGGTCTTAGTTTTTCAAGATTTATAAAGGAAGCTGGGTATAATTGTTCAGTTAGATCAACAGGAGGATCTGGGGATAATATTGACTTAATTTTAAGTGATAAAGTTGAAATTGCAATAGCAATGTCAGATTCTGTTGTTCAAGCGTATAATGGAGTTGGAGCATATGAAAATAAAGGACCGGCTAAGAATTTAAGATGCATCATGGGACTTCATTATAATTATGTTCAAATAATAACTAGAGGGAATTCAAATATTAATAAATTTGAAGATTTAAAAGGAAAAAAAGTAGGATTAGGTGTTTATAATTCAGGGGTAGAATTAAATGCGAGGTTAATTTATGGGGTTCACAAAATGGAGTATTCTGATACGAAAGTGGTTTATGCTTCTCCAGGAGAGTTAGTGGAACAACTTAAAAAGGGAGTTTTAGATGCGATATTTTTAACAAATGGTGTTCCTAATCCAGTGATAACTAATTTACAGAAAAATATAAATATTTCTTTTGTTTCTATAGAAGAGAGTAAGATAAAAAAATTAGTTGCTAAATATCCATTTTTTCATAAGGAAATTATAGATAAAGATATTTATAATTTACACAAAGATGTATATACAGTTGGGGTTAAGGATATAGTTATATGTGATGAGAAATTATCAGATAAAGTAGTATATGATATAACTAAAAGTATTTTGGAGAATTTAGAAGATTTAAAAGCAGAAAATGAAGTTATCAGAAGAAATGTATTTTTAGAAAGTTCTTTAGAAAATATTAAAATTCCATTTCATAATGGGGCGATTAAATATTATAAAGAAAAAGGTATTTTAAAAAGAAAAATAGAGTAG
- a CDS encoding outer membrane protein transport protein — translation MNLKKLGIISTLLSTTIFGASIDHVQNYTPEYNANPAQQGAINKSATVYFNPAGIMRLEEGTYFTGGLQVAIGQETMKYDSKSGESNTYDADLLAPIPNFAIYKVQEDKGYFFTFGPQAGGGKLEYKDGVSGIKVLEDFSNLGILDPKLNDFTAIANSHSATGENMYAQATLGTAWNVNSKLSLSTAGKVVYGYRKLSGNLNATLTKKQDDTIVAKIPLNASIDSERTAWGFGGQFGLNYAPNETWNIGIRYDTPIKMKFKTKSTSNTTLPGFGFEMFFPQYADGASYRRDLPGILAVGASQKITDKWTMFYGGNYYFNESANIDRDVPEHSFEYKNGWELSLGTEYWINEKVAILSGINYAKTGAKSESYSDIEFALDSFLVGGGIKYLPNEDTEIVFSVSHYFYEEDSYDKYGKLGANPLVYDKNISSVGISFTKKL, via the coding sequence TTGAATTTAAAAAAATTAGGGATTATTAGTACATTATTATCTACAACTATTTTTGGTGCTTCAATTGATCATGTACAAAATTATACACCCGAATATAATGCAAACCCAGCTCAACAAGGGGCTATCAACAAATCAGCTACAGTTTATTTTAACCCTGCAGGTATTATGAGATTAGAAGAAGGAACATATTTCACTGGAGGTCTTCAAGTTGCTATCGGTCAAGAAACTATGAAATATGATAGCAAAAGTGGAGAAAGTAATACTTATGATGCAGACTTACTAGCTCCAATACCTAACTTTGCAATATACAAAGTACAGGAAGATAAGGGATACTTCTTTACCTTTGGTCCACAAGCTGGTGGAGGAAAACTAGAATATAAGGATGGAGTATCTGGAATCAAAGTTTTAGAAGATTTTTCTAATTTAGGAATACTTGATCCAAAACTTAATGATTTTACTGCTATAGCTAACTCTCATTCAGCAACTGGAGAAAATATGTATGCTCAAGCTACTTTGGGAACTGCTTGGAATGTTAATAGCAAATTATCTTTATCTACTGCAGGTAAGGTTGTATATGGATATAGAAAATTAAGCGGTAATTTAAATGCTACATTAACAAAAAAACAAGATGATACAATAGTTGCCAAAATCCCTTTAAATGCATCCATAGATTCTGAAAGAACTGCTTGGGGATTTGGAGGTCAATTCGGTCTTAACTACGCTCCTAATGAAACTTGGAATATAGGAATAAGATATGATACTCCTATAAAAATGAAATTTAAAACAAAATCTACTTCTAACACTACTCTTCCTGGTTTTGGATTTGAAATGTTTTTTCCTCAATATGCTGATGGGGCTAGTTATAGAAGAGACTTACCTGGAATCTTAGCTGTTGGTGCTTCTCAAAAAATAACTGATAAATGGACAATGTTCTATGGTGGGAATTATTATTTTAATGAATCTGCTAATATTGATAGAGATGTTCCAGAACATTCTTTTGAATATAAAAATGGATGGGAACTTTCTTTAGGAACTGAGTACTGGATTAATGAAAAAGTTGCTATTCTTTCAGGAATTAACTATGCTAAAACTGGTGCTAAGTCAGAAAGTTATTCTGATATTGAATTTGCTCTAGATTCTTTCTTAGTTGGTGGAGGTATAAAATATCTTCCTAATGAAGATACTGAAATAGTATTCTCGGTTAGCCACTATTTCTATGAAGAAGATTCATATGATAAATATGGAAAACTGGGTGCTAATCCATTAGTTTACGATAAAAATATTTCTTCTGTAGGAATATCTTTCACTAAAAAATTATAA
- a CDS encoding MBL fold metallo-hydrolase — MNIKTFLTGGFQTNSYLVWDDNKIAYIFDCEGEGLGQLAEFVKANELDVKYIVLTHGHSDHICGLNLLKQLYPQATVFIGKEDSECLGDAKLNHSNYIFGINFEYKQEFIEVKEGDMIGEFKVIDTPGHTMGSKSFFCEKSKLLISGDTMFRRSFGRYDFPGSSGEMLFESLGKLCQLPEDTVVYSGHTEPTTIGEERVFLRRMGIIK, encoded by the coding sequence ATGAATATAAAGACATTTCTAACTGGTGGTTTTCAAACTAATAGCTATTTAGTTTGGGATGACAATAAAATTGCTTACATATTTGATTGTGAAGGAGAAGGATTGGGTCAGCTAGCAGAATTTGTGAAAGCTAATGAGTTAGATGTTAAATATATTGTCTTAACTCATGGACATTCTGATCATATTTGTGGATTAAATTTATTAAAGCAACTTTATCCTCAGGCTACAGTATTTATAGGAAAAGAAGATAGTGAGTGTTTAGGAGATGCAAAGTTAAATCACTCTAATTATATATTTGGTATAAATTTTGAATATAAACAAGAGTTTATTGAAGTTAAAGAAGGGGATATGATAGGGGAATTTAAAGTTATAGACACTCCAGGGCATACAATGGGTTCTAAAAGTTTTTTCTGTGAAAAATCAAAATTATTAATATCAGGGGATACAATGTTTAGAAGAAGTTTTGGAAGATATGATTTTCCAGGAAGTAGTGGTGAGATGTTGTTTGAAAGTTTAGGAAAACTTTGTCAGTTACCGGAAGATACAGTAGTTTATAGTGGACATACAGAGCCAACAACAATAGGAGAAGAAAGAGTATTTTTAAGAAGAATGGGGATAATAAAATAA
- a CDS encoding FAD-dependent oxidoreductase, with translation MEKIYDLVVVGGGPAGLTSAIYASRSNLSVLVIERKNIGSIQMAHQIDNYPGFPEGITGTKLQNQMKDQAKRFGSEFLDATFLGIDIYDNPKIVKTDKVNIKAKSIVIATGWAKNTGKKLKGEAEFLGKGVSYCATCDGAFTRNKTVSLFGQGEEIAEEALFLTKYSQKIYIFVTGEELKCNENILKTLKENEKVEIILNSKVTELKGDSILEKAEVEINGEKKEFPIQYAFLYLGTKNSTELLGEFANLDEDGLIVTDETMKTNFEGIYAAGDVVSKKARQVTTAVSDGTVAGMEVIKYLLTQNN, from the coding sequence ATGGAAAAAATTTATGATTTAGTAGTAGTAGGGGGAGGACCTGCAGGATTAACTTCAGCTATTTATGCAAGTAGATCTAATTTATCTGTGCTAGTTATAGAAAGAAAAAATATAGGAAGTATTCAAATGGCCCATCAAATTGATAATTATCCTGGATTTCCAGAAGGTATTACAGGAACAAAATTACAAAATCAAATGAAAGATCAAGCTAAAAGATTTGGATCAGAGTTTTTAGATGCTACTTTTTTAGGAATAGATATATATGATAATCCTAAAATAGTAAAGACAGATAAAGTTAATATTAAAGCTAAATCTATAGTCATTGCTACAGGCTGGGCTAAAAATACAGGAAAAAAATTAAAAGGAGAGGCTGAATTTTTAGGAAAGGGAGTTTCTTACTGTGCAACTTGCGATGGAGCTTTTACAAGAAATAAAACAGTTTCTTTATTTGGCCAAGGTGAAGAAATAGCAGAAGAAGCATTATTCCTAACTAAATATTCACAAAAAATATATATATTTGTTACAGGAGAAGAATTAAAATGTAATGAAAACATATTAAAAACTTTAAAAGAGAATGAAAAAGTTGAAATAATTTTAAATTCTAAAGTAACTGAACTAAAAGGGGATAGTATTTTAGAGAAAGCAGAAGTTGAGATTAATGGGGAGAAAAAAGAATTTCCAATTCAATATGCTTTTTTATATTTAGGAACTAAAAATTCAACAGAACTTTTAGGAGAATTTGCTAATTTAGATGAAGATGGATTGATAGTTACAGATGAAACTATGAAAACAAATTTTGAAGGTATTTATGCAGCTGGAGATGTAGTAAGTAAGAAAGCTAGACAAGTTACAACAGCTGTAAGTGATGGAACAGTAGCAGGAATGGAAGTTATAAAATATTTATTGACTCAAAATAATTAA
- a CDS encoding TetR/AcrR family transcriptional regulator has translation MPKKAVFQKDQIFNKAFEIFEKEGLDVITARNLGKALKASPAPIYAHYASITDLKNELIEHAKDRFLEYLNRPFSSLIFLNIGMGICVFARENKSLFSSIFLREQSFDDLIRKFRDATKEEINKDHRFDELPSDFKDDLLLDCWTYAHGLATLIATGFFEPTDKEIKERLLKGAATMLYKRLEDFKK, from the coding sequence ATGCCTAAAAAAGCAGTCTTTCAAAAGGACCAAATTTTTAATAAAGCATTTGAGATTTTTGAAAAGGAAGGTCTAGATGTTATTACAGCCAGAAATTTAGGAAAAGCTCTAAAAGCATCACCTGCACCTATCTATGCTCATTATGCTTCTATTACAGATTTAAAAAATGAGCTTATCGAGCACGCTAAAGACAGATTCTTAGAATATTTAAACAGACCTTTTTCAAGTTTAATATTTTTGAATATTGGAATGGGAATTTGTGTGTTCGCTAGAGAAAACAAATCTTTATTTTCCTCTATTTTTTTAAGAGAACAATCATTTGATGATTTAATCAGAAAATTTAGAGATGCAACTAAAGAAGAAATAAACAAAGATCATAGATTTGATGAATTACCATCTGATTTTAAAGATGATCTACTTTTAGATTGTTGGACTTATGCTCACGGTCTTGCTACTTTAATTGCTACTGGGTTTTTTGAACCAACTGATAAAGAAATAAAAGAAAGACTTTTAAAGGGAGCAGCTACTATGCTTTATAAAAGACTTGAAGATTTCAAAAAATAA
- a CDS encoding tRNA (cytidine(34)-2'-O)-methyltransferase, whose translation MNIVLYEPEIPYNTGNIGRSCVLTNSTLHLIKPLGFSLDEKQVKRAGLDYWHLVKIVEWNNWEEFLAANPDGNFFYATTKSHQTYSDVTYHENDFIVFGPESRGIPEEILKKNPERCITIPMIPMGRSLNLSNSAAIILYESLRQTGFNFGE comes from the coding sequence ATGAACATAGTTTTATACGAACCAGAAATCCCTTATAATACAGGTAATATTGGGCGTTCTTGTGTCTTAACAAATTCAACTTTACATCTTATAAAACCACTTGGGTTTTCTCTAGATGAAAAGCAAGTAAAAAGAGCAGGACTTGATTATTGGCATTTAGTTAAAATAGTTGAATGGAATAATTGGGAAGAATTTTTAGCAGCTAATCCCGATGGAAATTTCTTCTATGCCACAACCAAATCACATCAAACTTATAGTGATGTAACTTATCATGAAAATGACTTTATAGTTTTTGGACCTGAGTCTAGAGGAATTCCAGAAGAAATTTTAAAAAAGAATCCTGAAAGATGTATAACTATTCCTATGATTCCTATGGGACGTTCTTTAAATCTTTCAAATTCTGCAGCTATTATTTTGTATGAATCTTTGAGACAAACTGGTTTTAACTTCGGAGAATAA
- a CDS encoding dihydrofolate reductase, producing MINIIVAMDNNFLIGSKGRLPWNIPEDLKLFKKLTENNIVIMGRKTFESIGKPLPNRINIVISNTLKKKSHVIIFTSLEKAIIFAKKFNKEIFIMGGANIYKETLDKKFAEKICISHIKKNYYGDTFFPIINLNKLKQIQETNFCEFTYREYLL from the coding sequence ATGATAAATATAATTGTTGCTATGGATAACAATTTTCTTATTGGATCTAAAGGAAGACTTCCTTGGAATATTCCTGAAGATTTAAAACTATTTAAAAAATTAACAGAAAACAATATTGTTATAATGGGAAGAAAAACTTTTGAAAGTATAGGAAAACCTCTTCCTAACAGAATTAATATTGTAATTAGTAATACACTTAAAAAAAAATCTCATGTAATTATATTCACTTCTTTAGAAAAAGCAATAATCTTTGCAAAAAAATTTAATAAAGAAATTTTTATTATGGGAGGAGCTAATATTTACAAAGAAACTCTAGATAAAAAATTTGCAGAAAAAATCTGCATTTCCCATATAAAAAAGAATTATTATGGAGATACATTTTTCCCAATAATTAACTTAAACAAATTAAAACAAATACAAGAAACTAACTTTTGTGAATTCACATATAGAGAGTATTTGCTCTAA
- a CDS encoding sigma-54 dependent transcriptional regulator, translated as MKRILIIDDEKYICSSLTYALEDKYKIKATTNPEEGIKLIKNTQIDLILLDLKIGEVDGLELLEKIKEINEKIIVIIMTAYGSIMSSVDAMKKGAYTYLTKPLNIEELYLTIEQALNFKELNEKVEYLSEELQNKYEYKGIIGKSKSMKEIFSLVERLKDVDTGVLISGESGTGKELVARAIHFSGKRKDKNFVEVNCAAIPEGLLEEEFFGHKKGTFTNAIADKVGKFQYADGGTIFLDEIGDMSLSLQSKLLRVLQDKKFIPLGSNEIITTDVRIISATNKNLKKMVEDGMFRRDLYFRLNVVEIKLSPLRERKDDLPFLFEHFIKIYNKEMDKNIRGLTTEAKRFLLDYDYPGNVRELSNIIERGVILAVDEKIDVKSLPYNILENFKGKEKYGNNFSDEDIDELENLLGLTLKDAERILIKKCLDKNKGHRKNTAEMLGISERGLRNKIKEYEL; from the coding sequence ATGAAAAGAATACTTATTATTGATGATGAAAAATATATTTGCTCCTCTTTAACATATGCATTAGAAGATAAATATAAAATTAAAGCCACAACAAATCCTGAAGAAGGAATAAAGTTAATCAAAAATACACAAATAGATTTAATTTTATTAGATCTTAAGATAGGAGAAGTAGACGGTTTAGAATTGTTAGAGAAAATAAAAGAAATTAATGAGAAAATAATAGTTATAATTATGACTGCTTATGGATCAATAATGTCTTCAGTTGATGCTATGAAAAAAGGAGCATACACTTATTTAACTAAACCTTTAAATATAGAGGAGTTATACTTGACAATAGAACAAGCTTTAAATTTTAAAGAATTAAATGAAAAGGTTGAATATTTAAGTGAAGAATTGCAAAATAAATATGAGTATAAGGGGATTATAGGGAAAAGTAAATCGATGAAAGAAATATTTTCTCTTGTAGAGAGGTTGAAAGATGTAGATACAGGAGTATTGATTTCTGGAGAAAGTGGAACTGGAAAAGAATTAGTTGCTAGAGCTATTCATTTTTCAGGGAAAAGAAAGGATAAGAATTTTGTAGAAGTTAATTGTGCGGCTATTCCTGAAGGACTTTTAGAAGAGGAATTTTTTGGACATAAGAAAGGAACTTTTACAAATGCTATTGCAGACAAAGTTGGAAAATTTCAATATGCAGATGGAGGAACTATTTTTTTAGATGAAATAGGAGATATGAGTTTAAGTTTACAGTCTAAATTGTTAAGAGTTCTTCAAGATAAAAAATTTATTCCTCTTGGGTCAAATGAGATTATAACAACGGATGTAAGAATAATATCAGCGACAAATAAAAATTTAAAAAAGATGGTAGAAGATGGAATGTTTAGAAGAGATCTTTATTTTAGATTAAATGTTGTTGAGATTAAACTGAGTCCTTTGAGGGAAAGAAAAGATGATTTGCCATTTTTATTTGAGCATTTTATAAAAATATATAACAAGGAAATGGATAAAAATATTAGAGGATTGACAACGGAAGCTAAAAGATTTTTATTAGATTATGATTATCCTGGAAACGTAAGAGAGTTATCTAATATAATTGAAAGAGGAGTTATACTGGCGGTTGATGAAAAAATAGATGTTAAATCATTGCCTTATAATATATTAGAAAATTTTAAAGGGAAAGAAAAATATGGCAATAATTTTTCAGATGAAGATATAGATGAATTAGAGAATTTATTAGGTTTAACATTAAAAGATGCAGAGAGGATACTAATAAAAAAATGTTTGGATAAAAATAAGGGTCATAGAAAAAATACAGCAGAAATGTTAGGTATTAGCGAACGAGGTTTACGTAATAAAATAAAAGAATATGAGTTATAG